A region from the Dysidea avara chromosome 15, odDysAvar1.4, whole genome shotgun sequence genome encodes:
- the LOC136245948 gene encoding uncharacterized protein — protein MYPLTALVVHHTHKIHLHTGVNATVTSLRQKFWIPSARQIVRSLLRKCVTCRQVSGKSYSRPEPPPLPSVHTKQSRPFEVTGVDFTGALHIKTMDGSSKALRRFAARRSLPHIMLSDNASTYEAAADELGRLINSDRMGESLCALGIQWQFIPKRAPWYGGSGNTVIVEVKAVLNDRPLTYVSADLRDPEPLTPSHLLCGRRVTSLPHTIMDDEISDPTYGVPSVRETAKRQSQLIQHFQSRWSKEYLTSLREYHKTSRKTKHEIQVGDVVIIHDDTPRTTWKLAVVEKLITGLDGITRAAEIRTTNGTTNCPITRLFPLEVKEDESSKEVQQVQPPEADVNTENTMLRDRPTREATVAARKRLKQWANRIIFC, from the exons ATGTATCCCTTAACTGCCTTAGtagtacatcacacacacaagaTACATCTCCACACAGGAGTCAATGCCACTGTCACATCACTTAGACAAAAGTTTTGGATTCCATCAGCCAGGCAAATTGTAAGATCTTTGCTACGGAAATGTGTTACTTGTCGTCAAGTCAGTGGAAAGTCATACTCCAGACCAGAACCTCCTCCTCTTCCCAGTGTGCATACTAAACAGAGCAGACCATTTGAAGTCACCGGAGTTGACTTCACTGGAGCTCTCCACATTAAGACCATGGATGGCAGTAGCAAG GCACTTCGAAGGTTTGCTGCCCGCAGGTCCTTACCACATATTATGCTCTCAGATAATGCTTCTACCTATGAAGCTGCAGCAGATGAGTTAGGGCGTCTCATTAACTCTGACAGGATGGGGGAGTCATTATGTGCACTTGGAATCCAGTGGCAATTCATACCCAAGAGAGCCCCATGGTATGGGGGTTCTGGGAAC ACAGTGATCGTGGAAGTCAAAGCCGTACTCAATGACAGGCCACTGACTTACGTATCTGCAGACTTAAGAGACCCAGAACCCCTCACGCCATCTCACCTTCTTTGTGGTCGACGTGTCACCTCCTTACCACACACAATCATGGATGATGAGATAAGTGATCCTACATATGGAGTACCTTCAGTCAGGGAAACAGCGAAGAGACAAAGCCAATTGATTCAGCATTTCCAATCCAGGTGGAGTAAAGAGTATTTAACATCCCTCCGTGAGTACCACAAGACATCTAGGAAAACCAAACATGAAATTCAAGTTGGAGATGTGGTTATTATACATGATGACACTCCGAGGACCACCTGGAAACTAGCTGTTGTGGAGAAGCTGATCACTGGATTAGATGGGATCACCAGAGCTGCTGAGATAAGAACCACAAATGGAACGACCAACTGTCCTATAACCAGATTGTTCCCACTGGAGGTCAAGGAGGATGAATCTTCAAAAGAAGTTCAGCAAGTTCAACCACCAGAAGCTGATGTCAACACAGAGAATACGATGTTGCGAGATAGACCTACCA